The following nucleotide sequence is from Drosophila takahashii strain IR98-3 E-12201 chromosome 3L, DtakHiC1v2, whole genome shotgun sequence.
taaaaattaaacattaaattaaacataagaaaaatatttgtatgatGCTGAGTAAGTTGTGAAATCAAAAAGATTAAGTAAGTAACAATTTATAACTATTTAGGCATAGGAAAAATAGTctttcatataaatttaattaatataatatttttttttacttattgaaagattaattttttaaaaatttcttcatAGTACGCTTCTACCTATTATTTTGGAAttatgatttttgattttatacttttatatcAAACCATTTGTGCAGTAGTTTCAACCTCTCCAAAAAAGTGTGCTTACTTTTATAGTTTTacccaaataaataattttcgtAGACCAATTTTGAATACCATTTTACAGAAAGAataataaagattttaaattatattacacataaaaattaattgtttgttaaagattttaatttgaacttAAACAATTCTAATTAAATCCTTTGATTTATTGTATAACAATTTTGACTGCCACATTTTCCCAAAGTGCATTGGTAACCTCTGTGTCTGGCTGCTATTGAAATTGGAATTCATGGGGCAGGCCAAGAGCCAACAACCAGCAACCAACGGCCAACAACCAGCAACCAAGAGCCGAAGCCAATAGCCATGCCCATGCCCATGCCCCAACTGCCAACTTGGCTGCAACAAGTTCAAACACATGACGTCGCCGAGGCAACAGccacagcaaaagcaaaagccacCGAGTCGATTGTTGTCGCCTCTCCCTTAGAGTTTTCCCCTCATAACCCCCGATCCCCGGTTCTCTGGAGGCTCCAGCCTCGGTTCAATGTCAATTTCGATTCGTCATCCGCAGCTGCGTTGATTTCTCGAGCGACCTATTCCCCGTCCTCTGTTTGCTTTTGTAGCCgcgttctgtttctgtttttttttatggtcatgTTAACTTTGGACTTGGCTTTTAACAcacggacaaacggacggacaAGCGGGCGGACGGACAGAAAAAGCAGGACCACCGCAGTCGACGACGGTGATGGGGTTCATTCTAGTGTACAGTAATTTATTGAGGTTCCCCCCGACGGTTGAAAAGCGGACATGTGTGGGCAGCCGGAGGCGAGATTACGTCGGATGCCCTTGCATCTGCAACTGCAGCTGGCAACAAGGCTGAAAAAGCTGAAGTTGAGGCTGCAGAATCCACTCGAACGCCCACACGATTGTCACTATCTTCTTGGGTTTTTAGTCTGCAGCGCAAGCGAAGCTAAAGTCCATTGATCGCAGAGGCAGAGGGCTCAGTGATTGTACCAAATTGCCGTGCCCTGCCGCCACACACCCAGTATACAACacatatacaatttaaatcaCAATTATTTTACACAATTCACTATTCTcagtaaacaaataatttaaatctttttcgCTTTCATTTCGGCTTATTTTGCAGTTAAGTTGTCCACTAAATGCATCTGCAGCACCTTTAACTTTTGATTTAtctgtttcattttttgaagCTCGGCCTTTTGCCAAGCAAGCCCAGCAAATAGTTCATCATTGATCAGGGAACTGTCCTTGAAGTCCTGCATCTGGGCATTGttattcaaatcaatttcaTCGGTTGTTGAAGGCAACTCTtctttaatggcaattttgttgaacaattttttattaattttgaaggATGTCAACCTTTCTTATTATTGTGTTATTAAGTCAGTTGTTTTTATGAATAAACTCACCActctacacccagaaaaaaaagaacgaaaaaaatcaagaacatttttcttgatttacgAACAATCCGTTCGCTATTTTTCGTTCATGAAAAACGAACGCCGCGGGGTCAAATCATGAACTTATTGGTAAAATTATGAACGCGTCACAGAAAAGTGTTGAGCTTTGAACGATTGTGGTCAGATTATGAACAATGGTTCTGAAATTGCGAACGCTGTTCATAAACTATTTCTTTCCCGGACCGAAAAACATGCAAGTCTAGTGCCCCGTTTGTCCGTACTTGAAAAATTGGTTCCGTGGTCCAGCTGTTAGACCGTCAGCCTTTGACATAGAGTAGCCCAGGTTCGAGCCCGCGAGAGGACGTCGTGAATCgtaagttttaataaaatattatttctaatgTTAATATGTACttctaataataaataaactatatgacaacaacaaattctaaaatataacatgtattaaaaataattcaaccactaaaaaaaataatattaaatacatctCTACCAGGCGCACAGTAAAAACAGCAAGTGGCAAGTCCAGAAATcttgtttacttttgttttttttatgaactttttgttctcaaattaaccccaaaatgttataaaactGACCCCATTCGTTCGCAAAACATGCCAAATATTTTGGTCAAATTTTATGAACAAGCGTTCATGAACTGACAACAAACGGGCTTACGCACTTTTTGACCCCGTTTGGGCTTGATTTTTGAACGTTTCGAacggatttttttctgggtgtaggtATTTTCACGCTTTGATgagtaagtaaaaaaaaaataaaatatagtttcCAAACtggcattttaaaaatggtcTGCTGTAAAACTAAATTCTAAGCTTgctatttctcgatatttcataatttatcccttgaaatatcgatattatcgaatcgatattgtgaaaatatcgatatttatttttgagtgaaaaaattatctttttaatatattttattaaaattagtgaaaagtttttgattatttttaaaaaaggaagtGTCATAAGCAAAAacacttattttcaattactttattaatttgttagccccggaaattaaaaagtctcacagtttgttttaataaaatcgttaaagtatattatatttatttaaacttaaaattttaaaggcaatgataaaatcataaaattcctTAATAATCTCAGCGGTTTGCGACCACTGTGCACTGGACATGCGCACTGTGGTGCTCTCTTCTTGTCAGTCCGGTACATTTATAGGgtttatacacatatatatctCATTTGTTTAGTTCCAATCCTCGATTCAGTTCCAATTTGTGGAACTGGTGCTCACTTGGGACTGATCCAAGGCCATTTGCTGTTGGTTCAACAACATTTGCGAgggctgctgttgcagttgctgctgcggttGCTTTTGCAGTTGCGtttgctgcggctgctgctgctgttgcatcgGCGGGTGTTGCACTGGCGGCTGTTGCATtgtctgcagcagcagctcgcCCATTTTGGCCCTGAAGAAAACATTCTGGATGGGCGTCATTTGCTTCATCAGCGGCAGGAAGCTAATCAGGTAGTTGTAGTCGGAGTCGCCCACATGGAGGATGCTCTTGCAGCGGGCCAAATCCTGGCTGGTGGACTGCatcagctgctgctcctcgcGTTCCAGGTTCTCCAGGAAGTTGACCTGCTCATCCACCCGCTTGGCACAGTGACAACTACTGGCCGCCGCGGCTGCCATGGCACTTCCCTCGCTCAATTTACAGCCTAAATTCGGATTTATGGATATTCCGGTGGGGTAAATGGCGGCTTTGGGGGGCAGCTGCTCCTCGGCCGCCGCAGAGGCCAGGGAAATATTCTCGGAGAGCCTTCTCAAGGCCTGCGGCGTGGACACACTTTGA
It contains:
- the hng3 gene encoding uncharacterized protein hng3, with product MDMHRLIYEVKQRPALWDSAHPDHANRSEAQRLWNSVAENVGLGVEVCRGKWKNLRCSYRRQSRSRSTLSPSGHQWTYAEAMSFLDGQGSFIKEKEERDSSNNEEEEGIYGGALKSEPERLISHFKAEPTAIADQMEADNDALMREFQSVSTPQALRRLSENISLASAAAEEQLPPKAAIYPTGISINPNLGCKLSEGSAMAAAAASSCHCAKRVDEQVNFLENLEREEQQLMQSTSQDLARCKSILHVGDSDYNYLISFLPLMKQMTPIQNVFFRAKMGELLLQTMQQPPVQHPPMQQQQQPQQTQLQKQPQQQLQQQPSQMLLNQQQMALDQSQVSTSSTNWN